The nucleotide window GATTTTCCCTACGTTTACGACTTGAGTTAAACGAAGAAGCTCTGGGATTCCTCCCAGTCCTCGTCCAAGTCGAGCTCCAGCACTCATGCCAGATAGTGACCCAGAAAGTGACCCACTGCCTGTTGAAAACTCATTTTCTAGAGTTTCCACCGCTGTTGAGATGTTTTGGATGCAACATACAATGGAGGTAATTTTTTCCTGGAACTCTGTTATGATCATTTTAATCTTTTGTCGGTTGGTTTGCTGGTTAACCATGTTTGTTATGTTGCTGGCGCCAGCTGTTATTCCACCAGCTACTGCCGTACCGATTCCCACTCCTGTTACTATCAGAGAGGCTCCAAGAGTGAACGGAGCCAGAATAAGTCCCACCAAAGATGTGATTCCTCCAGCCAAACCTACTACGCCTCCTGTGAGACTGCTGATGGTTGTGTTGAAGTGGACTGTCTCCAATCCTTCTGCCAGGTTTCTCAGTACATCTAGAGTTTTGTAAAGTTTGTCAGTGGTTTGTAtgctctgaaaaacaaaacaaaacaaaaaaattcagtTCATTTAAATCAATGCCTCTTTTTGTAGAGTAAAAAGTACATATTAGTAAGCTAACTTACCACTTTATGAAGGTGCTCAATGATAAAAGGCCTGGTCAGGATCTTATTGACAGATGGACGGTTCTTTGGGTCCTTCTGAAGTGTGTCTTTTACAAGTTGACGAAGGTCCTCCGAAAAGGTGTTGGGAAGAGGTTCATAGGAGCAGTTGAGTATCCTGCTAACAATCTCAACTGGGTTTCTTGCCGTAAACTAAGAGGAATAATGATACAAGTTTTAATCAGTTAGTTGGATCTTAGtgagtttacacacacacacacacacacacacacacacacacacacacaaacatgtcaTGTCTATTAAGACATGAGACAAAACAATAACCCATCGAACTACTTGAAAATAAAAGGGAATATTTTATAGATTATTGACATTATACATTTTGTATTTCCCTAAATATGGAATGCATTATTCAGATGTTCACTTATAGCAAGCAAGCTAGTAATAAAGGTTGCCTGTACTGTATTGGTTTGAAAATATTATATTAGTCTCAATAAGAGTAAACAacatatttttgtgtgtgtgaaaatattGTACAATATCTGAATATTGACTAGATaacttgaatgaatgaatgaatgattacaAATTGTACAGTCTTGGCTTTACTAAAGGCGGCCGTACACGGTGCGAATTCGGACAGTCGGAAGACCGTATGGTCACGCACACGTCACGAGTGACTTTTTTTACGGACGCAGTGGTACACGGCACGATTTTAAAACCTGCCGATTTCCGAGGCAATCACATTCTGAGAGGAAGGCTGTGTATAATATACTGTGTATGTACTGTTCAATACAactgctctctgtctatctcataaatgcatataaaaaatatgagctGTGACACTTTGCTACACATGCAGGAACCGTGTGATCACCATTGCGTGTGTACACTCGttgcaaacttgacaaaacttcacctctacagcagtgctaacaagcatatgcattaaagacactggaactgcaatgctacagcactgtacagcattgtaatgtatgttttaacGTAGTATTATGCACGTCGAGGGGGCTAGTTGGCCACCACTATAGCTAGCAATAGCTGTAGCAAACAATAGGTGATCGATCACCGATCG belongs to Garra rufa chromosome 3, GarRuf1.0, whole genome shotgun sequence and includes:
- the LOC141331445 gene encoding uncharacterized protein; its protein translation is MICMALKYLHDKNILHKNLQPKSLFFTACGIIRLGELEEINERSTDAHTTETEGLAYVAPENLTGKPYDEKTEIWRLGCVIYELCKLKCAFTARNPVEIVSRILNCSYEPLPNTFSEDLRQLVKDTLQKDPKNRPSVNKILTRPFIIEHLHKVSIQTTDKLYKTLDVLRNLAEGLETVHFNTTISSLTGGVVGLAGGITSLVGLILAPFTLGASLIVTGVGIGTAVAGGITAGASNITNMVNQQTNRQKIKMIITEFQEKITSIVCCIQNISTAVETLENEFSTGSGSLSGSLSGMSAGARLGRGLGGIPELLRLTQVVNVGKIAAQAARAVRVVETVTGVLSALFIAVDIFFVFLDSKEIHNIRRDYALKSSQQESASSQTSGSADPTSNNRDTTNLLPSNTEQAEELKSETMKFVSKIKDTTEELRTILDTLRDALNPNSETPNTDN